Proteins from one Falco cherrug isolate bFalChe1 chromosome 7, bFalChe1.pri, whole genome shotgun sequence genomic window:
- the ATG13 gene encoding autophagy-related protein 13 isoform X3, whose amino-acid sequence MDTDLSSQDRKDLDKFIKFFALKTVQVIVQARLGEKICTRSSSSPTGSDWFNLAIKDIPEVTHEAKKALAGQLPAVGRSMCVEISLKTSEGDSMELEIWCLEMNEKCDKEIKVSYTVYNRLSLLLKSLLAITRVTPAYRLSRKQGHEYVILYRIYFGEVQLSGLGEGFQTVRVGTVGTPVGTITLSCAYRINLAFMSTRQFERTPPIMGIIIDHFVDRPYPSSSPMHPCNYRAGEDNGAVYPSVEDSQEVCTTSFSTSPPSQSVFTVTKAHFQTPPPVVTDTLKVPVMGLAFSHQLSSSRLSYQPAALGVGSADMGYPVLFAGGLNAAHPHQLIGPGKEGGVPPTPSQPAHGTQADQERMCTPLDGVHYSAATPSSSEDTETVSNSSEGKCGSPHDLLETIFIRKVTMANLDIPFAMFAPKNVELEDNDPMVNPPESPETESPLQGSLHSEGSSGSSTGNTHDDFVMIDFKPAFSKDDILPMDLGTFYREFQNPPQLSSLSIDIGAQSMAEDLDSLPEKLAVHEKNVKEFDAFVETLQ is encoded by the exons ATGGACACTGATCTCAGTTCCCAGGACAGGAAGGACCTGGACAAGTTCATcaaattttttgctttaaag ACGGTACAAGTAATTGTCCAGGCCCGACTTGGAGAGAAAATCTGTACCCGATCATCATCCTCCCCAACAGGCTCTGACTGG TTCAATTTAGCAATCAAAGATATACCAGAAGTTACTCATGAAGCAAAGAAAGCCCTGGCAGGACAACTACCCGCTGTTGGACGGTCTATGTGCGTGGAGATTTCTCTCAAAACCTCAGAG GGGGACTCCATGGAGCTGGAAATTTGGTGTctagaaatgaatgaaaa GTGTGACAAAGAAATCAAAGTTTCATACACCGTATACAAcaggctgtctctgctgctgaagtctTTGCTTGCTATAACCAGGGTAACTCCAGCCTACAGACTCTCAAGGAAACAAGGCCATGAATATGTAATATTGTACAG gATATATTTTGGTGAAGTGCAACTGAGTGGCTTGGGAGAAG GTTTCCAGACAGTCCGTGTTGGGACAGTGGGTACCCCAGTGGGCACCATCACTTTGTCTTGTGCCTACAGAATCAACCTCGCTTTCATGTCAACCAG GCAGTTTGAGAGGACCCCTCCTATCATGGGGATTATCATTGATCACTTTGTGGACCGTCCCTATCCCAGCTCTTCACCCATGCACCCCTGCAATTACAG AGCTGGTGAGGACAATGGTGCAGTATACCCCTCGGTAGAAGATTCCCAAGAAGTGTGTACCACGTCTTTTTCCACCTCTCCTCCATCTCAG TCTGTTTTTACTGTCACAAAGGCACATTTTCAGACCCCTCCTCCTGTGGTGACGGACACCTTGAAGGTCCCAGTGATGGGACTGGCCTTTTCACATCAA cTTTCCAGCTCTCGTCTTTCCTATcagcctgctgccctgggagtTGGATCAGCTGACATGGGGTATCCCGTACTCTTTGCTGGTGGCTTGAATGCTGCACACCCTCACCAG CTCATTGGTCCAGGCAAAGAGGGGGGAGTTCCCCCAACTCCTAGCCAGCCAGCACATGGCACTCAAGCTGACCAAGAGAGGATGTGCACCCCACTGGATGGAGTCCACTACTCAGCAGCTACTCCTTCTAGTAG CGAGGACACAGAAACAGTATCGAACAGCAGCGAAGGGAAGTGTGGCTCCCCACATGACCTTTTGGAGACCATCTTTATCCGGAAG GTGACCATGGCCAACTTAGACATTCCTTTTGCCATGTTTGCTCCCAAGAACGTTGAGCTGGAAGATAACGACCCCATG GTCAATCCTCCTGAATCCCCAGAAACTGAATCTCCTCTACAAGGCAGCTTACACTCGGAGGGTTccagtggcagcagcacagggaacaCCCACGATGACTTTGTAATGATTGACTTT AAACCAGCATTTTCGAAAGATGACATTCTTCCAATGGACCTGGGGACATTTTACCGTGAGTTTCAGAACCCCCCTCAGCTCAGCAGCCTTTCCATTGACATTGGAGCACAGTCCATGGCAGAGGATTTG GACTCGTTGCCAGAGAAGCTGGCAGTCCATGAGAAAAATGTCAAAGAGTTTGATGCCTTTGTAGAAACCTTGCAGTGA
- the ATG13 gene encoding autophagy-related protein 13 isoform X1: MDTDLSSQDRKDLDKFIKFFALKTVQVIVQARLGEKICTRSSSSPTGSDWFNLAIKDIPEVTHEAKKALAGQLPAVGRSMCVEISLKTSEGDSMELEIWCLEMNEKCDKEIKVSYTVYNRLSLLLKSLLAITRVTPAYRLSRKQGHEYVILYRIYFGEVQLSGLGEGFQTVRVGTVGTPVGTITLSCAYRINLAFMSTRQFERTPPIMGIIIDHFVDRPYPSSSPMHPCNYRAGEDNGAVYPSVEDSQEVCTTSFSTSPPSQSVFTVTKAHFQTPPPVVTDTLKVPVMGLAFSHQLSSSRLSYQPAALGVGSADMGYPVLFAGGLNAAHPHQLIGPGKEGGVPPTPSQPAHGTQADQERMCTPLDGVHYSAATPSSSEDTETVSNSSEGKCGSPHDLLETIFIRKVGAFVNKPINQVTMANLDIPFAMFAPKNVELEDNDPMVNPPESPETESPLQGSLHSEGSSGSSTGNTHDDFVMIDFKPAFSKDDILPMDLGTFYREFQNPPQLSSLSIDIGAQSMAEDLDSLPEKLAVHEKNVKEFDAFVETLQ; encoded by the exons ATGGACACTGATCTCAGTTCCCAGGACAGGAAGGACCTGGACAAGTTCATcaaattttttgctttaaag ACGGTACAAGTAATTGTCCAGGCCCGACTTGGAGAGAAAATCTGTACCCGATCATCATCCTCCCCAACAGGCTCTGACTGG TTCAATTTAGCAATCAAAGATATACCAGAAGTTACTCATGAAGCAAAGAAAGCCCTGGCAGGACAACTACCCGCTGTTGGACGGTCTATGTGCGTGGAGATTTCTCTCAAAACCTCAGAG GGGGACTCCATGGAGCTGGAAATTTGGTGTctagaaatgaatgaaaa GTGTGACAAAGAAATCAAAGTTTCATACACCGTATACAAcaggctgtctctgctgctgaagtctTTGCTTGCTATAACCAGGGTAACTCCAGCCTACAGACTCTCAAGGAAACAAGGCCATGAATATGTAATATTGTACAG gATATATTTTGGTGAAGTGCAACTGAGTGGCTTGGGAGAAG GTTTCCAGACAGTCCGTGTTGGGACAGTGGGTACCCCAGTGGGCACCATCACTTTGTCTTGTGCCTACAGAATCAACCTCGCTTTCATGTCAACCAG GCAGTTTGAGAGGACCCCTCCTATCATGGGGATTATCATTGATCACTTTGTGGACCGTCCCTATCCCAGCTCTTCACCCATGCACCCCTGCAATTACAG AGCTGGTGAGGACAATGGTGCAGTATACCCCTCGGTAGAAGATTCCCAAGAAGTGTGTACCACGTCTTTTTCCACCTCTCCTCCATCTCAG TCTGTTTTTACTGTCACAAAGGCACATTTTCAGACCCCTCCTCCTGTGGTGACGGACACCTTGAAGGTCCCAGTGATGGGACTGGCCTTTTCACATCAA cTTTCCAGCTCTCGTCTTTCCTATcagcctgctgccctgggagtTGGATCAGCTGACATGGGGTATCCCGTACTCTTTGCTGGTGGCTTGAATGCTGCACACCCTCACCAG CTCATTGGTCCAGGCAAAGAGGGGGGAGTTCCCCCAACTCCTAGCCAGCCAGCACATGGCACTCAAGCTGACCAAGAGAGGATGTGCACCCCACTGGATGGAGTCCACTACTCAGCAGCTACTCCTTCTAGTAG CGAGGACACAGAAACAGTATCGAACAGCAGCGAAGGGAAGTGTGGCTCCCCACATGACCTTTTGGAGACCATCTTTATCCGGAAGGTGGGAGCTTTTGTCAACAAACCCATTAACCAG GTGACCATGGCCAACTTAGACATTCCTTTTGCCATGTTTGCTCCCAAGAACGTTGAGCTGGAAGATAACGACCCCATG GTCAATCCTCCTGAATCCCCAGAAACTGAATCTCCTCTACAAGGCAGCTTACACTCGGAGGGTTccagtggcagcagcacagggaacaCCCACGATGACTTTGTAATGATTGACTTT AAACCAGCATTTTCGAAAGATGACATTCTTCCAATGGACCTGGGGACATTTTACCGTGAGTTTCAGAACCCCCCTCAGCTCAGCAGCCTTTCCATTGACATTGGAGCACAGTCCATGGCAGAGGATTTG GACTCGTTGCCAGAGAAGCTGGCAGTCCATGAGAAAAATGTCAAAGAGTTTGATGCCTTTGTAGAAACCTTGCAGTGA
- the ATG13 gene encoding autophagy-related protein 13 isoform X7, which produces MDTDLSSQDRKDLDKFIKFFALKTVQVIVQARLGEKICTRSSSSPTGSDWFNLAIKDIPEVTHEAKKALAGQLPAVGRSMCVEISLKTSEGDSMELEIWCLEMNEKCDKEIKVSYTVYNRLSLLLKSLLAITRVTPAYRLSRKQGHEYVILYRIYFGEVQLSGLGEGFQTVRVGTVGTPVGTITLSCAYRINLAFMSTRQFERTPPIMGIIIDHFVDRPYPSSSPMHPCNYRAGEDNGAVYPSVEDSQEVCTTSFSTSPPSQSVFTVTKAHFQTPPPVVTDTLKVPVMGLAFSHQLSSSRLSYQPAALGVGSADMGYPVLFAGGLNAAHPHQLIGPGKEGGVPPTPSQPAHGTQADQERMCTPLDGVHYSAATPSSSEDTETVSNSSEGKCGSPHDLLETIFIRKVGAFVNKPINQVTMANLDIPFAMFAPKNVELEDNDPMKPAFSKDDILPMDLGTFYREFQNPPQLSSLSIDIGAQSMAEDLDSLPEKLAVHEKNVKEFDAFVETLQ; this is translated from the exons ATGGACACTGATCTCAGTTCCCAGGACAGGAAGGACCTGGACAAGTTCATcaaattttttgctttaaag ACGGTACAAGTAATTGTCCAGGCCCGACTTGGAGAGAAAATCTGTACCCGATCATCATCCTCCCCAACAGGCTCTGACTGG TTCAATTTAGCAATCAAAGATATACCAGAAGTTACTCATGAAGCAAAGAAAGCCCTGGCAGGACAACTACCCGCTGTTGGACGGTCTATGTGCGTGGAGATTTCTCTCAAAACCTCAGAG GGGGACTCCATGGAGCTGGAAATTTGGTGTctagaaatgaatgaaaa GTGTGACAAAGAAATCAAAGTTTCATACACCGTATACAAcaggctgtctctgctgctgaagtctTTGCTTGCTATAACCAGGGTAACTCCAGCCTACAGACTCTCAAGGAAACAAGGCCATGAATATGTAATATTGTACAG gATATATTTTGGTGAAGTGCAACTGAGTGGCTTGGGAGAAG GTTTCCAGACAGTCCGTGTTGGGACAGTGGGTACCCCAGTGGGCACCATCACTTTGTCTTGTGCCTACAGAATCAACCTCGCTTTCATGTCAACCAG GCAGTTTGAGAGGACCCCTCCTATCATGGGGATTATCATTGATCACTTTGTGGACCGTCCCTATCCCAGCTCTTCACCCATGCACCCCTGCAATTACAG AGCTGGTGAGGACAATGGTGCAGTATACCCCTCGGTAGAAGATTCCCAAGAAGTGTGTACCACGTCTTTTTCCACCTCTCCTCCATCTCAG TCTGTTTTTACTGTCACAAAGGCACATTTTCAGACCCCTCCTCCTGTGGTGACGGACACCTTGAAGGTCCCAGTGATGGGACTGGCCTTTTCACATCAA cTTTCCAGCTCTCGTCTTTCCTATcagcctgctgccctgggagtTGGATCAGCTGACATGGGGTATCCCGTACTCTTTGCTGGTGGCTTGAATGCTGCACACCCTCACCAG CTCATTGGTCCAGGCAAAGAGGGGGGAGTTCCCCCAACTCCTAGCCAGCCAGCACATGGCACTCAAGCTGACCAAGAGAGGATGTGCACCCCACTGGATGGAGTCCACTACTCAGCAGCTACTCCTTCTAGTAG CGAGGACACAGAAACAGTATCGAACAGCAGCGAAGGGAAGTGTGGCTCCCCACATGACCTTTTGGAGACCATCTTTATCCGGAAGGTGGGAGCTTTTGTCAACAAACCCATTAACCAG GTGACCATGGCCAACTTAGACATTCCTTTTGCCATGTTTGCTCCCAAGAACGTTGAGCTGGAAGATAACGACCCCATG AAACCAGCATTTTCGAAAGATGACATTCTTCCAATGGACCTGGGGACATTTTACCGTGAGTTTCAGAACCCCCCTCAGCTCAGCAGCCTTTCCATTGACATTGGAGCACAGTCCATGGCAGAGGATTTG GACTCGTTGCCAGAGAAGCTGGCAGTCCATGAGAAAAATGTCAAAGAGTTTGATGCCTTTGTAGAAACCTTGCAGTGA
- the ATG13 gene encoding autophagy-related protein 13 isoform X8, whose product MDTDLSSQDRKDLDKFIKFFALKTVQVIVQARLGEKICTRSSSSPTGSDWFNLAIKDIPEVTHEAKKALAGQLPAVGRSMCVEISLKTSEGDSMELEIWCLEMNEKCDKEIKVSYTVYNRLSLLLKSLLAITRVTPAYRLSRKQGHEYVILYRIYFGEVQLSGLGEGFQTVRVGTVGTPVGTITLSCAYRINLAFMSTRQFERTPPIMGIIIDHFVDRPYPSSSPMHPCNYRAGEDNGAVYPSVEDSQEVCTTSFSTSPPSQSVFTVTKAHFQTPPPVVTDTLKVPVMGLAFSHQLSSSRLSYQPAALGVGSADMGYPVLFAGGLNAAHPHQLIGPGKEGGVPPTPSQPAHGTQADQERMCTPLDGVHYSAATPSSSEDTETVSNSSEGKCGSPHDLLETIFIRKVTMANLDIPFAMFAPKNVELEDNDPMKPAFSKDDILPMDLGTFYREFQNPPQLSSLSIDIGAQSMAEDLDSLPEKLAVHEKNVKEFDAFVETLQ is encoded by the exons ATGGACACTGATCTCAGTTCCCAGGACAGGAAGGACCTGGACAAGTTCATcaaattttttgctttaaag ACGGTACAAGTAATTGTCCAGGCCCGACTTGGAGAGAAAATCTGTACCCGATCATCATCCTCCCCAACAGGCTCTGACTGG TTCAATTTAGCAATCAAAGATATACCAGAAGTTACTCATGAAGCAAAGAAAGCCCTGGCAGGACAACTACCCGCTGTTGGACGGTCTATGTGCGTGGAGATTTCTCTCAAAACCTCAGAG GGGGACTCCATGGAGCTGGAAATTTGGTGTctagaaatgaatgaaaa GTGTGACAAAGAAATCAAAGTTTCATACACCGTATACAAcaggctgtctctgctgctgaagtctTTGCTTGCTATAACCAGGGTAACTCCAGCCTACAGACTCTCAAGGAAACAAGGCCATGAATATGTAATATTGTACAG gATATATTTTGGTGAAGTGCAACTGAGTGGCTTGGGAGAAG GTTTCCAGACAGTCCGTGTTGGGACAGTGGGTACCCCAGTGGGCACCATCACTTTGTCTTGTGCCTACAGAATCAACCTCGCTTTCATGTCAACCAG GCAGTTTGAGAGGACCCCTCCTATCATGGGGATTATCATTGATCACTTTGTGGACCGTCCCTATCCCAGCTCTTCACCCATGCACCCCTGCAATTACAG AGCTGGTGAGGACAATGGTGCAGTATACCCCTCGGTAGAAGATTCCCAAGAAGTGTGTACCACGTCTTTTTCCACCTCTCCTCCATCTCAG TCTGTTTTTACTGTCACAAAGGCACATTTTCAGACCCCTCCTCCTGTGGTGACGGACACCTTGAAGGTCCCAGTGATGGGACTGGCCTTTTCACATCAA cTTTCCAGCTCTCGTCTTTCCTATcagcctgctgccctgggagtTGGATCAGCTGACATGGGGTATCCCGTACTCTTTGCTGGTGGCTTGAATGCTGCACACCCTCACCAG CTCATTGGTCCAGGCAAAGAGGGGGGAGTTCCCCCAACTCCTAGCCAGCCAGCACATGGCACTCAAGCTGACCAAGAGAGGATGTGCACCCCACTGGATGGAGTCCACTACTCAGCAGCTACTCCTTCTAGTAG CGAGGACACAGAAACAGTATCGAACAGCAGCGAAGGGAAGTGTGGCTCCCCACATGACCTTTTGGAGACCATCTTTATCCGGAAG GTGACCATGGCCAACTTAGACATTCCTTTTGCCATGTTTGCTCCCAAGAACGTTGAGCTGGAAGATAACGACCCCATG AAACCAGCATTTTCGAAAGATGACATTCTTCCAATGGACCTGGGGACATTTTACCGTGAGTTTCAGAACCCCCCTCAGCTCAGCAGCCTTTCCATTGACATTGGAGCACAGTCCATGGCAGAGGATTTG GACTCGTTGCCAGAGAAGCTGGCAGTCCATGAGAAAAATGTCAAAGAGTTTGATGCCTTTGTAGAAACCTTGCAGTGA
- the ATG13 gene encoding autophagy-related protein 13 isoform X4: MDTDLSSQDRKDLDKFIKFFALKTVQVIVQARLGEKICTRSSSSPTGSDWFNLAIKDIPEVTHEAKKALAGQLPAVGRSMCVEISLKTSEGDSMELEIWCLEMNEKCDKEIKVSYTVYNRLSLLLKSLLAITRVTPAYRLSRKQGHEYVILYRIYFGEVQLSGLGEGFQTVRVGTVGTPVGTITLSCAYRINLAFMSTRQFERTPPIMGIIIDHFVDRPYPSSSPMHPCNYRAGEDNGAVYPSVEDSQEVCTTSFSTSPPSQSVFTVTKAHFQTPPPVVTDTLKVPVMGLAFSHQLSSSRLSYQPAALGVGSADMGYPVLFAGGLNAAHPHQLIGPGKEGGVPPTPSQPAHGTQADQERMCTPLDGVHYSAATPSSSEDTETVSNSSEGKCGSPHDLLETIFIRKVGAFVNKPINQVNPPESPETESPLQGSLHSEGSSGSSTGNTHDDFVMIDFKPAFSKDDILPMDLGTFYREFQNPPQLSSLSIDIGAQSMAEDLDSLPEKLAVHEKNVKEFDAFVETLQ; encoded by the exons ATGGACACTGATCTCAGTTCCCAGGACAGGAAGGACCTGGACAAGTTCATcaaattttttgctttaaag ACGGTACAAGTAATTGTCCAGGCCCGACTTGGAGAGAAAATCTGTACCCGATCATCATCCTCCCCAACAGGCTCTGACTGG TTCAATTTAGCAATCAAAGATATACCAGAAGTTACTCATGAAGCAAAGAAAGCCCTGGCAGGACAACTACCCGCTGTTGGACGGTCTATGTGCGTGGAGATTTCTCTCAAAACCTCAGAG GGGGACTCCATGGAGCTGGAAATTTGGTGTctagaaatgaatgaaaa GTGTGACAAAGAAATCAAAGTTTCATACACCGTATACAAcaggctgtctctgctgctgaagtctTTGCTTGCTATAACCAGGGTAACTCCAGCCTACAGACTCTCAAGGAAACAAGGCCATGAATATGTAATATTGTACAG gATATATTTTGGTGAAGTGCAACTGAGTGGCTTGGGAGAAG GTTTCCAGACAGTCCGTGTTGGGACAGTGGGTACCCCAGTGGGCACCATCACTTTGTCTTGTGCCTACAGAATCAACCTCGCTTTCATGTCAACCAG GCAGTTTGAGAGGACCCCTCCTATCATGGGGATTATCATTGATCACTTTGTGGACCGTCCCTATCCCAGCTCTTCACCCATGCACCCCTGCAATTACAG AGCTGGTGAGGACAATGGTGCAGTATACCCCTCGGTAGAAGATTCCCAAGAAGTGTGTACCACGTCTTTTTCCACCTCTCCTCCATCTCAG TCTGTTTTTACTGTCACAAAGGCACATTTTCAGACCCCTCCTCCTGTGGTGACGGACACCTTGAAGGTCCCAGTGATGGGACTGGCCTTTTCACATCAA cTTTCCAGCTCTCGTCTTTCCTATcagcctgctgccctgggagtTGGATCAGCTGACATGGGGTATCCCGTACTCTTTGCTGGTGGCTTGAATGCTGCACACCCTCACCAG CTCATTGGTCCAGGCAAAGAGGGGGGAGTTCCCCCAACTCCTAGCCAGCCAGCACATGGCACTCAAGCTGACCAAGAGAGGATGTGCACCCCACTGGATGGAGTCCACTACTCAGCAGCTACTCCTTCTAGTAG CGAGGACACAGAAACAGTATCGAACAGCAGCGAAGGGAAGTGTGGCTCCCCACATGACCTTTTGGAGACCATCTTTATCCGGAAGGTGGGAGCTTTTGTCAACAAACCCATTAACCAG GTCAATCCTCCTGAATCCCCAGAAACTGAATCTCCTCTACAAGGCAGCTTACACTCGGAGGGTTccagtggcagcagcacagggaacaCCCACGATGACTTTGTAATGATTGACTTT AAACCAGCATTTTCGAAAGATGACATTCTTCCAATGGACCTGGGGACATTTTACCGTGAGTTTCAGAACCCCCCTCAGCTCAGCAGCCTTTCCATTGACATTGGAGCACAGTCCATGGCAGAGGATTTG GACTCGTTGCCAGAGAAGCTGGCAGTCCATGAGAAAAATGTCAAAGAGTTTGATGCCTTTGTAGAAACCTTGCAGTGA
- the ATG13 gene encoding autophagy-related protein 13 isoform X6: MDTDLSSQDRKDLDKFIKFFALKTVQVIVQARLGEKICTRSSSSPTGSDWFNLAIKDIPEVTHEAKKALAGQLPAVGRSMCVEISLKTSEGDSMELEIWCLEMNEKCDKEIKVSYTVYNRLSLLLKSLLAITRVTPAYRLSRKQGHEYVILYRIYFGEVQLSGLGEGFQTVRVGTVGTPVGTITLSCAYRINLAFMSTRAGEDNGAVYPSVEDSQEVCTTSFSTSPPSQSVFTVTKAHFQTPPPVVTDTLKVPVMGLAFSHQLSSSRLSYQPAALGVGSADMGYPVLFAGGLNAAHPHQLIGPGKEGGVPPTPSQPAHGTQADQERMCTPLDGVHYSAATPSSSEDTETVSNSSEGKCGSPHDLLETIFIRKVGAFVNKPINQVTMANLDIPFAMFAPKNVELEDNDPMVNPPESPETESPLQGSLHSEGSSGSSTGNTHDDFVMIDFKPAFSKDDILPMDLGTFYREFQNPPQLSSLSIDIGAQSMAEDLDSLPEKLAVHEKNVKEFDAFVETLQ, translated from the exons ATGGACACTGATCTCAGTTCCCAGGACAGGAAGGACCTGGACAAGTTCATcaaattttttgctttaaag ACGGTACAAGTAATTGTCCAGGCCCGACTTGGAGAGAAAATCTGTACCCGATCATCATCCTCCCCAACAGGCTCTGACTGG TTCAATTTAGCAATCAAAGATATACCAGAAGTTACTCATGAAGCAAAGAAAGCCCTGGCAGGACAACTACCCGCTGTTGGACGGTCTATGTGCGTGGAGATTTCTCTCAAAACCTCAGAG GGGGACTCCATGGAGCTGGAAATTTGGTGTctagaaatgaatgaaaa GTGTGACAAAGAAATCAAAGTTTCATACACCGTATACAAcaggctgtctctgctgctgaagtctTTGCTTGCTATAACCAGGGTAACTCCAGCCTACAGACTCTCAAGGAAACAAGGCCATGAATATGTAATATTGTACAG gATATATTTTGGTGAAGTGCAACTGAGTGGCTTGGGAGAAG GTTTCCAGACAGTCCGTGTTGGGACAGTGGGTACCCCAGTGGGCACCATCACTTTGTCTTGTGCCTACAGAATCAACCTCGCTTTCATGTCAACCAG AGCTGGTGAGGACAATGGTGCAGTATACCCCTCGGTAGAAGATTCCCAAGAAGTGTGTACCACGTCTTTTTCCACCTCTCCTCCATCTCAG TCTGTTTTTACTGTCACAAAGGCACATTTTCAGACCCCTCCTCCTGTGGTGACGGACACCTTGAAGGTCCCAGTGATGGGACTGGCCTTTTCACATCAA cTTTCCAGCTCTCGTCTTTCCTATcagcctgctgccctgggagtTGGATCAGCTGACATGGGGTATCCCGTACTCTTTGCTGGTGGCTTGAATGCTGCACACCCTCACCAG CTCATTGGTCCAGGCAAAGAGGGGGGAGTTCCCCCAACTCCTAGCCAGCCAGCACATGGCACTCAAGCTGACCAAGAGAGGATGTGCACCCCACTGGATGGAGTCCACTACTCAGCAGCTACTCCTTCTAGTAG CGAGGACACAGAAACAGTATCGAACAGCAGCGAAGGGAAGTGTGGCTCCCCACATGACCTTTTGGAGACCATCTTTATCCGGAAGGTGGGAGCTTTTGTCAACAAACCCATTAACCAG GTGACCATGGCCAACTTAGACATTCCTTTTGCCATGTTTGCTCCCAAGAACGTTGAGCTGGAAGATAACGACCCCATG GTCAATCCTCCTGAATCCCCAGAAACTGAATCTCCTCTACAAGGCAGCTTACACTCGGAGGGTTccagtggcagcagcacagggaacaCCCACGATGACTTTGTAATGATTGACTTT AAACCAGCATTTTCGAAAGATGACATTCTTCCAATGGACCTGGGGACATTTTACCGTGAGTTTCAGAACCCCCCTCAGCTCAGCAGCCTTTCCATTGACATTGGAGCACAGTCCATGGCAGAGGATTTG GACTCGTTGCCAGAGAAGCTGGCAGTCCATGAGAAAAATGTCAAAGAGTTTGATGCCTTTGTAGAAACCTTGCAGTGA